A window from Persephonella sp. encodes these proteins:
- a CDS encoding HIT domain-containing protein, whose product MERLYSPWRSQYIETYDKMEECFLCSAAKNPDEDEKRLVLYRGENAFIIMNLYPYNAGHLMVAPYQHIGDYTEVDDKVLCEISKLTKLGIKALRKSLKPDGFNLGYNLGRVAGAGLESHLHNHIVPRWNGDTNFMPVIGQVKVISQDLKELYDKIKKAIHEVKDVE is encoded by the coding sequence TTGGAAAGACTTTATTCACCCTGGAGAAGCCAGTATATAGAAACCTACGACAAAATGGAGGAGTGTTTCCTATGTTCTGCCGCAAAAAATCCTGATGAAGATGAAAAAAGGCTTGTGCTTTACAGAGGAGAAAATGCTTTTATCATAATGAACCTGTACCCATACAACGCAGGGCATCTGATGGTAGCACCCTATCAGCATATTGGGGATTATACTGAGGTTGATGACAAAGTTTTGTGTGAAATATCAAAGCTTACAAAGTTAGGAATAAAAGCATTAAGAAAATCATTAAAACCTGACGGTTTTAATCTGGGATATAATCTCGGAAGGGTTGCAGGTGCAGGACTTGAGAGCCATCTTCATAATCATATAGTCCCCAGATGGAATGGAGACACTAATTTTATGCCTGTGATAGGACAGGTTAAGGTGATATCACAGGATCTTAAAGAACTTTATGACAAAATAAAAAAAGCCATTCATGAGGTAAAAGATGTGGAATAA
- a CDS encoding hydrogenase maturation nickel metallochaperone HypA — MYEFSVVQSLMGLIEENVRKNNAKSVSKVVVKIGKLSGIEPHLLKITFNTFKEKTVCENTELEMIIQEVTSGG; from the coding sequence ATGTATGAGTTTTCTGTTGTTCAAAGTTTGATGGGGCTGATTGAGGAAAATGTTAGAAAAAATAATGCAAAATCTGTCTCAAAGGTTGTCGTTAAGATAGGTAAGCTCTCAGGGATTGAACCTCACCTTTTAAAAATAACCTTTAATACATTTAAGGAAAAAACGGTATGTGAAAATACAGAGCTTGAGATGATCATTCAGGAAGTAACCTCAGGAGGGTAA
- a CDS encoding lipopolysaccharide assembly protein LapA domain-containing protein, with product MWNKIKLILWLVILLAVAYFVSMNTTPKISVNILPTFKTPEIPLAIVIIVSIIIGAVLILLFTITDWIAYKIDKIKLSRNIKHLENELEKCRFQINQKEDQIKKLEEEIQILKNEKNITVKQEEEEGGTL from the coding sequence ATGTGGAATAAGATAAAACTTATTCTGTGGCTTGTTATACTCCTTGCCGTTGCCTATTTTGTATCAATGAACACAACCCCCAAAATATCTGTCAACATACTTCCCACATTTAAAACGCCTGAGATACCACTTGCCATAGTCATAATCGTAAGCATAATAATAGGGGCTGTTCTTATACTTCTTTTCACAATAACCGACTGGATAGCTTACAAGATAGACAAAATTAAACTCAGCAGAAATATAAAACATCTTGAAAATGAACTGGAAAAATGCAGGTTCCAGATAAATCAGAAAGAAGATCAGATTAAAAAACTTGAAGAGGAAATCCAGATACTGAAAAATGAAAAAAATATCACCGTAAAACAGGAGGAAGAGGAAGGTGGGACTTTATGA
- the holA gene encoding DNA polymerase III subunit delta, with the protein MAEKSIIQLIKNFDPDQLKSVVLIYGSEDFLKKQFVNKLKEKFKVHILWGDEISFSDLKDIFSSSALFSEGNVAVLFDFDAFLTRLGKEEQKKLPEFFKKVSKPDRLILISKKEKLPAKEPFKAIKDLADIVVSNKLTPKAFMISLKNKIEKNGKKIDEQTLKHLSSKLKNDLWYAKQEVEKLLIYASDKESITKEDVDFVVTPKVDENVFVFLDRFFEKDPKALKILKDLIDTSHHPFEVQSLILNQINRLLIFKTLTQKGSPSDKVLDQMKIKHPAMRGTLKKQASKVKTEDLIDMIKDLYETEKKQKVEYMDIFKAVEEFVAKWVSYE; encoded by the coding sequence ATGGCAGAAAAAAGTATTATCCAGCTTATAAAAAATTTTGATCCAGACCAGTTAAAATCTGTTGTTTTGATCTATGGTAGTGAGGACTTTTTAAAAAAGCAGTTTGTTAACAAACTGAAAGAAAAATTCAAAGTTCATATTCTTTGGGGAGATGAGATAAGTTTTTCAGATCTGAAAGATATTTTTTCAAGTTCAGCTCTTTTTTCTGAAGGAAATGTAGCTGTTTTGTTTGATTTTGATGCTTTTTTAACAAGGTTAGGAAAAGAGGAACAAAAAAAATTACCTGAATTTTTTAAAAAAGTAAGCAAACCTGACAGATTAATACTTATAAGCAAAAAAGAAAAACTCCCAGCAAAAGAGCCCTTTAAAGCGATAAAAGATTTGGCAGACATAGTTGTTTCCAATAAACTGACACCTAAAGCATTTATGATTTCTCTAAAAAACAAGATAGAAAAAAATGGAAAAAAAATTGATGAGCAAACATTAAAACATCTGTCCTCCAAGCTTAAAAATGATCTGTGGTATGCAAAACAGGAAGTAGAAAAGCTTCTTATTTATGCATCAGACAAGGAAAGTATCACAAAGGAAGATGTTGACTTTGTTGTGACCCCTAAAGTTGATGAGAATGTTTTTGTTTTTCTAGATAGATTTTTTGAAAAAGATCCTAAGGCTTTAAAGATCCTAAAAGATCTAATTGATACATCTCACCACCCTTTTGAGGTGCAGTCTTTAATCCTCAACCAGATCAACCGACTTTTAATTTTTAAAACTCTAACCCAGAAAGGTTCTCCTTCAGATAAAGTGCTTGACCAGATGAAAATAAAACACCCTGCCATGAGAGGAACGTTAAAGAAACAGGCATCAAAAGTAAAAACAGAAGATCTGATAGATATGATAAAAGATCTGTATGAAACAGAGAAAAAACAGAAGGTAGAATATATGGATATATTCAAGGCTGTTGAAGAATTTGTTGCAAAATGGGTAAGCTATGAGTGA
- a CDS encoding NAD(P)/FAD-dependent oxidoreductase — protein sequence MKKIIVIGGGYAGLSFARRFSHFNCDAQVYLIDQNPYQYLQPEVYKFIANKCLISDIIIDLSTIAEGLGKKIYFYKDKIIQIDTDKNRVIGEKFELDYDYLVIAAGSRTFFPPIEGLREYASGVKTLDRSLDFKQKFERDILKKIKEEEKCYIQRENQFNIIVGGAGLAGVEIASEMAYYARDFFRRIGFLCNGLNITLIEAAERILPGMDQFVYQTAINRLKSLGVNIITGKKIVKVDKENVYLEDGSFIKQDFFIWTGGIVASSLIQKMGIKKNKRQQAVVDRFFRPEGMENVFIIGDCAETINHKTGETLPPMAQVAIQTGEIVADHIKNLIENKPLKEKSPIFRGMVSALGGRYGVGMIRNGIKFKGYPAYLFKEAVFIHYKLPLRIISKKGYKRLLKEQ from the coding sequence ATGAAGAAGATAATAGTTATCGGCGGAGGGTATGCGGGGCTTTCATTTGCAAGGAGGTTTTCACATTTCAACTGTGATGCACAGGTTTATCTTATAGATCAGAACCCTTACCAGTACCTTCAGCCTGAGGTCTATAAATTTATAGCAAATAAATGCCTCATCTCAGACATAATAATTGATCTATCAACAATAGCCGAAGGACTTGGGAAAAAAATCTATTTCTACAAAGACAAGATTATTCAGATAGATACAGACAAAAACCGTGTAATAGGGGAAAAGTTTGAGCTTGATTACGATTACCTTGTAATCGCTGCAGGAAGTAGAACATTCTTTCCTCCAATAGAAGGGTTAAGGGAATACGCTTCAGGTGTAAAAACATTAGACAGAAGCCTTGATTTTAAACAAAAATTTGAAAGGGATATCTTAAAAAAGATAAAAGAAGAGGAAAAATGCTACATACAGAGAGAAAACCAGTTCAACATAATAGTTGGGGGAGCAGGTCTTGCAGGGGTTGAGATAGCCTCCGAGATGGCGTATTATGCGAGGGATTTCTTCAGGAGAATAGGTTTTTTGTGTAATGGTCTTAATATAACCCTTATAGAGGCTGCAGAAAGAATACTCCCCGGCATGGATCAGTTTGTTTACCAGACAGCCATAAATAGGTTAAAATCTCTTGGGGTTAACATAATTACGGGAAAAAAGATAGTAAAGGTTGACAAAGAAAATGTTTACCTTGAAGATGGAAGCTTCATAAAACAAGACTTTTTCATATGGACAGGGGGAATAGTTGCCAGCTCTCTTATACAAAAAATGGGAATTAAAAAGAACAAAAGACAGCAGGCTGTAGTTGACAGGTTTTTCAGACCTGAAGGTATGGAGAATGTTTTTATAATAGGAGACTGTGCAGAGACAATAAACCACAAAACAGGTGAGACACTTCCTCCAATGGCTCAGGTTGCAATTCAGACAGGAGAAATAGTGGCAGACCACATAAAAAATCTAATAGAAAATAAACCTCTGAAGGAAAAAAGCCCAATATTCAGAGGTATGGTTTCTGCATTAGGTGGAAGATACGGAGTTGGTATGATAAGAAACGGGATAAAATTCAAAGGATACCCTGCGTATCTTTTTAAAGAAGCTGTTTTTATCCATTATAAACTTCCCCTAAGAATTATCTCAAAAAAAGGCTACAAAAGGTTACTGAAAGAGCAATAG
- a CDS encoding APC family permease translates to MRKIGFWEVYSIGIGGMIGGGIFAVLGLTILLAKGAAPVAFIFAGLIALLTSYSYAKLSVRYPSEGGTVEYLVRGFGNNIFTGYMNTLLLASYVIMLSLYSYAFGSYASALFLGHEIELAKKFFILAVIGFFTVLNFLGAYVSGKAEDVMVFIKVGILLFFSILGFFTGDFSRLSPDQWENIVKIMTGGLIIFLAYEGFELIANTARDVEDPEKTLPKAFYTAVATVIFIYVLVSAVAVANLTYEDVQKYQDYALAVAAKPFLGQAGFVLIGIAALLSTASAINATLYGSARVSYLVAKFGALPKNLTKNIWKNGTEGLVILALLTVVFATTFNLENISVAGSLGFLIIFAGVNLANVKLAYYTDSNRLISLFAFILCVISIIVLIGYNLKTKPDALGSSLVILVLTFLFEVSYRFFTKIKIQEYIDWRLREGEQIVQNYEKLIPDINSKIKERFKDAEIYLTGKLAEKGKDKAGHINLIVITDRKPENEQQEEESLKRELNLKLHHPLHLKFFRKMEKEKIPKKAKKLI, encoded by the coding sequence ATGAGAAAGATCGGATTTTGGGAAGTTTACTCCATTGGTATTGGAGGTATGATAGGTGGCGGCATTTTTGCAGTTTTAGGATTAACAATCCTTTTAGCAAAAGGGGCTGCCCCAGTGGCTTTTATTTTTGCAGGTTTAATAGCACTTTTAACTTCATACTCTTATGCAAAACTGTCAGTCAGATACCCTTCGGAAGGAGGAACAGTTGAGTACCTTGTCAGAGGTTTTGGAAATAATATTTTCACTGGGTATATGAACACCCTTCTACTTGCCAGTTATGTTATAATGCTGTCCCTCTATTCTTATGCTTTTGGCAGTTATGCATCTGCACTATTCTTAGGACATGAGATAGAACTGGCAAAAAAGTTTTTCATATTAGCTGTTATAGGGTTTTTTACTGTTTTGAATTTTTTAGGAGCTTATGTTAGTGGCAAAGCAGAAGATGTTATGGTTTTTATAAAAGTGGGAATTCTTCTTTTTTTCTCCATTTTAGGTTTTTTTACAGGTGATTTTTCAAGATTATCCCCTGATCAGTGGGAAAATATTGTTAAAATTATGACAGGCGGTTTGATTATATTCCTTGCCTATGAAGGTTTTGAGCTCATTGCAAACACAGCAAGAGATGTTGAAGATCCGGAGAAAACCCTCCCAAAAGCTTTTTATACAGCTGTCGCAACTGTTATTTTTATATATGTTTTGGTTTCAGCTGTTGCGGTTGCGAACCTTACCTATGAAGATGTCCAAAAATACCAGGATTATGCACTTGCTGTTGCTGCAAAGCCATTTTTAGGTCAGGCTGGATTTGTTCTTATTGGAATTGCTGCACTTTTATCAACAGCATCTGCAATCAATGCAACCCTTTACGGAAGTGCAAGGGTTAGCTATCTGGTTGCAAAATTTGGAGCTTTACCTAAAAATCTGACGAAAAATATCTGGAAGAACGGCACAGAAGGTCTTGTTATACTTGCCCTGTTGACTGTAGTATTTGCAACAACATTTAACCTTGAGAATATATCTGTTGCAGGTAGTCTGGGATTTTTGATTATATTTGCAGGTGTAAATCTTGCCAATGTAAAACTTGCATATTATACAGACTCAAACAGATTAATCTCTCTTTTTGCATTCATACTGTGCGTAATATCTATAATTGTACTTATTGGATACAATCTAAAAACAAAACCAGACGCTCTTGGATCATCACTGGTCATTCTCGTGCTTACATTTTTGTTTGAAGTTTCATACAGATTTTTTACAAAAATAAAAATACAGGAATATATTGACTGGAGGCTGAGGGAAGGGGAACAAATAGTTCAAAATTATGAAAAGCTCATTCCGGACATTAACAGCAAAATAAAAGAAAGATTTAAAGATGCAGAAATTTATCTTACCGGTAAATTAGCAGAAAAAGGAAAAGACAAAGCAGGTCATATAAACCTGATTGTTATTACAGATAGAAAACCGGAAAATGAACAACAGGAAGAAGAAAGTCTAAAAAGGGAATTGAACCTAAAATTACATCATCCTTTACATCTAAAATTTTTCAGAAAAATGGAAAAAGAAAAAATACCAAAAAAGGCAAAAAAATTGATCTGA
- a CDS encoding C40 family peptidase: MRLFVLFFAVVILYTTASAKDIKIFESDYYNRLKVKYAKDRYMAVMIDDGIPAVSIQKSVVDFAIGLLGIRYRFGGETIWGMDCSAFVQKVYSMAGIYLPRTARYQAKYGMYVSREDLQPGDLLFFRTYARFPSHVGIYIGEGKMIHASSAGKRIMISNIDKDFYLRNFLFAKRLFLYDPEEITDEK, translated from the coding sequence ATGAGATTATTTGTTCTTTTTTTTGCTGTTGTAATTTTATACACTACAGCTTCAGCTAAGGATATAAAAATATTTGAGAGTGATTACTACAACAGATTGAAGGTAAAGTATGCAAAAGATAGATACATGGCAGTTATGATAGACGACGGAATACCTGCCGTTTCTATTCAGAAAAGTGTTGTAGATTTTGCTATCGGACTTCTTGGTATCAGATACAGGTTCGGAGGTGAGACAATCTGGGGAATGGACTGCTCTGCCTTTGTCCAGAAAGTTTATTCAATGGCAGGTATATATCTTCCCAGAACAGCAAGATATCAGGCAAAATATGGAATGTATGTAAGCAGGGAAGACCTTCAGCCGGGGGATCTCTTGTTTTTTAGAACATACGCAAGATTTCCCTCCCATGTTGGCATATACATAGGTGAGGGAAAGATGATACACGCTTCCTCAGCAGGGAAAAGGATCATGATAAGTAACATAGATAAGGATTTTTATCTGAGAAACTTCCTGTTTGCAAAAAGGCTATTCCTTTACGATCCTGAGGAGATAACAGATGAAAAGTAG
- a CDS encoding RsmD family RNA methyltransferase produces the protein MNKIRPTSAKVRQALFNILFDVSGTVFADLFAGTGEIGITAMKKGADFVFFVEKDRKRAQEIKKKASKLSKNFKVVQADALKFLKNYRGKPFDVIFADPPYDYRYYDKLIDEALKKLSEGGIFILEHRSDRSFGADEERRYGDTVLSFWRR, from the coding sequence ATGAATAAAATCAGACCCACCTCAGCAAAAGTTAGACAGGCTTTGTTCAATATCCTTTTTGATGTTTCAGGAACCGTTTTTGCTGATCTTTTTGCAGGAACAGGAGAGATCGGCATAACTGCAATGAAAAAAGGGGCAGACTTTGTCTTTTTTGTGGAGAAAGACAGAAAAAGAGCTCAGGAGATAAAGAAAAAAGCCTCAAAACTGTCAAAAAATTTCAAGGTCGTTCAAGCAGATGCTCTAAAATTCCTGAAAAATTACAGGGGAAAACCTTTTGATGTGATATTTGCTGATCCACCTTACGATTACAGGTATTATGATAAATTAATAGATGAAGCATTAAAAAAACTTTCAGAAGGAGGAATTTTTATACTTGAGCACAGGTCTGACAGATCTTTCGGTGCTGATGAGGAGAGAAGATACGGTGATACGGTATTATCTTTTTGGAGAAGGTAG
- the hslV gene encoding ATP-dependent protease subunit HslV, giving the protein MKSRSTTILVVRKDGKTVIAGDGQVTLGSSVMKATAKKIRKLHDGKVVVGFAGSAADGLALMERLEEKLNKYRGNLLKSAVELAKDWRTDKFLRRLEAVLIAADRENMFLISGNGDVIEPDEPILAIGSGGDFARSAALALYRKTDLSPRQIVEEAMKIASQICIYTNDNFTIEEL; this is encoded by the coding sequence ATGAAAAGTAGAAGCACAACGATACTTGTAGTCAGAAAAGACGGCAAAACTGTCATAGCCGGAGACGGTCAGGTTACACTGGGAAGTTCTGTTATGAAAGCCACAGCAAAGAAGATCAGAAAGCTTCATGACGGTAAAGTTGTTGTTGGCTTTGCAGGATCAGCAGCAGATGGACTTGCTCTTATGGAAAGGTTAGAGGAAAAACTGAACAAATACAGGGGAAACCTTTTGAAATCGGCTGTTGAACTTGCAAAAGACTGGAGAACAGATAAATTTTTGAGAAGGCTTGAGGCTGTATTGATAGCAGCAGACAGGGAAAATATGTTCCTCATATCAGGAAATGGTGATGTTATAGAGCCTGACGAGCCTATACTCGCTATAGGTTCAGGAGGAGACTTTGCAAGATCTGCAGCGTTAGCTCTTTACAGGAAAACTGATCTTTCTCCACGGCAGATTGTAGAAGAAGCTATGAAGATAGCCTCGCAGATATGTATATACACAAATGACAACTTTACAATTGAGGAATTGTGA
- the coaD gene encoding pantetheine-phosphate adenylyltransferase produces MITKLCVYPGTFDPVHYGHLDIVKRALNIFEYVVVAIAKNPKKKPLFSVEERVEMFRESVRDFGAERVIIEPFDGLLVNFMKKYNTKIIVRGVRLFTDFEYELQIAMTNYNLDKVETLFLMPSQELIHISSSIVKDVASHHGDLSKMVHPFVEKKLEEKFI; encoded by the coding sequence ATGATAACAAAGCTATGCGTCTATCCTGGAACTTTTGATCCGGTTCATTACGGACATCTTGATATAGTTAAAAGAGCTCTTAATATATTTGAATATGTTGTAGTCGCAATAGCAAAAAACCCGAAGAAAAAACCTCTTTTTTCCGTAGAAGAAAGGGTTGAGATGTTCAGAGAGTCTGTAAGGGATTTTGGGGCTGAAAGGGTAATAATAGAGCCGTTTGACGGTCTTCTTGTTAACTTTATGAAAAAATACAATACCAAGATTATAGTTAGAGGTGTAAGACTTTTTACAGACTTTGAGTATGAGCTTCAGATCGCCATGACAAACTACAATCTTGACAAAGTTGAGACTCTGTTCCTTATGCCTTCACAGGAGCTTATACATATAAGCTCATCTATAGTAAAAGATGTGGCATCTCACCACGGAGATCTGTCAAAAATGGTTCACCCGTTTGTAGAGAAAAAGCTTGAGGAGAAATTTATATAA
- a CDS encoding 2-amino-3,7-dideoxy-D-threo-hept-6-ulosonate synthase, giving the protein MGIGKRVRLERIMNRDTGKTVIVPMDHGVSSGPMKGLINIKDTVEKIAEGGANAIILHKGIVEQGHRGKGKDVGLIIHMSASTDLSIRKNDKVLVCSVEEAIKLGADGVSIHVNIGAEDEKQMLKDFGAVSKACLDWQMPLVAMLYYRGPEVKNPFDPDAIAHIARIGAELGADIVKVPYTGNPETFRKVVEGCPVPVVIAGGPKVSSDKELLQMIYDAVVVAGCAGLSVGRNIFQHENVAKITYVLSKIVHEGITVEEALNILEQ; this is encoded by the coding sequence TTGGGAATAGGCAAAAGGGTCAGACTTGAAAGAATTATGAACAGAGATACAGGAAAGACTGTTATCGTTCCTATGGATCACGGTGTAAGCTCTGGACCAATGAAAGGATTAATAAATATAAAAGACACAGTAGAAAAAATAGCAGAAGGGGGAGCAAATGCAATAATACTCCATAAGGGTATAGTTGAGCAGGGACACAGGGGAAAAGGAAAAGATGTTGGTCTGATCATACACATGTCAGCATCAACAGATCTGTCTATAAGAAAAAATGATAAGGTTCTGGTCTGCTCTGTGGAAGAAGCTATAAAATTAGGGGCTGACGGTGTTTCTATACATGTAAACATAGGTGCAGAGGACGAAAAACAGATGCTTAAAGATTTTGGGGCTGTTTCAAAAGCATGTCTTGATTGGCAGATGCCTCTTGTTGCTATGCTTTATTACAGGGGACCGGAGGTAAAAAACCCATTTGATCCTGATGCTATAGCTCACATAGCAAGGATCGGTGCAGAGTTAGGTGCAGATATTGTCAAGGTTCCTTACACAGGAAATCCTGAAACATTCAGAAAAGTTGTTGAGGGTTGCCCTGTTCCTGTTGTGATAGCAGGAGGTCCAAAAGTAAGTTCAGACAAAGAACTTCTCCAGATGATATACGATGCTGTTGTTGTTGCCGGCTGTGCAGGGCTGTCTGTGGGAAGGAATATATTCCAGCATGAGAATGTTGCAAAAATAACATATGTCCTATCAAAAATAGTCCATGAAGGAATAACAGTTGAGGAGGCTCTGAATATTCTTGAGCAGTAG